In Brachypodium distachyon strain Bd21 chromosome 2, Brachypodium_distachyon_v3.0, whole genome shotgun sequence, one genomic interval encodes:
- the LOC100844069 gene encoding KAT8 regulatory NSL complex subunit 3: protein MAPKRRRADQPTPPSPTPLRTKLSQRQPLVVFAHGAGAPSSSDWMIHWKEMVKDALDAVAVVTFDYPYMSGGKRRPPPKAEKLLDHHIGVVKNAVAEHPGHPLVLMGKSMGSRVSCMVASSDGINASAVICLGYPLKGMKGAMRDEILLKLRIPTMFVQGNKDCLCPLDKLELTRKKMTCRNELHVVDGGDHSFKVSQKYQIDAGVNQNDVEIEAVKAIAQFVQNSIAESLT, encoded by the exons ATGGCTCCCAAGCGCCGCCGGGCAGATcagcccacgccgccgtcaCCTACGCCTCTTCGGACGAAGCTGTCTCAGCGGCAGCCGTTGGTCGTCTtcgcccacggcgccggcgccccatCCTCATCCGATTGGATGATCCA CTGGAAGGAGATGGTGAAAGATGCCCTGGATGCTGTCGCAGTCGTGACATTTGACTATCCGT ATATGTCGGGTGGGAAGCGCAGGCCTCCACCTAAGGCGGAGAAGCTTCTGGATCATCATATCGGTGTGGTGAAGAATGCTGTAGCAGAGCATCCAGGACACCCGCTTGTTCTGATGGGGAAGTCCATGGGTTCGAG GGTAAGCTGCATGGTGGCTAGCTCAGATGGTATCAATGCTTCTGCTGTCATATGCTTGGGTTATCCATTGAAG GGAATGAAGGGTGCAATGAGGGACGAGATATTGCTAAAGTTGAGGATTCCAACAATGTTTGTACAG GGCAACAAAGATTGCTTATGCCCCTTGGACAAGCTTGAGCTCACTCGCAAGAAGATGACCTGCCGGAATGAATTGCATGTTGTTGATGGTGGTGACCattctttcaaagtcagccaAAAGTACCAAATCGATGCTGGAGTAAATCAAAATGATGTTGAAATCGAAGCTGTTAAAGCAATTGCGCAGTTTGTCCAGAACTCCATAGCAGAAAGCTTGACCTAG
- the LOC100844369 gene encoding abscisic acid receptor PYL8, producing the protein MVGLVDGSARGWRLSDEAATSGAGRGGGGGGVTAAADHMRRLHSHALGEHQCSSTLLKHIKAPVHLVWSLVRSFDQPQRYKPFVSRCVVRGGDLEIGSLREVNVKTGLPATTSTERLEQLDDEEHILSVKFVGGDHRLRNYSSIITVHPESIDGRPGTLVIESFVVDVPDGNTKDETCYFVEAVIKCNLTSLAEVSERLAVQSPTSPLEQ; encoded by the exons ATGGTGGGCCTGGTAGACGGCAGCGCGCGGGGCTGGAGGCTCAGCGACGAGGCGGCAACCAGCGGCGCcggtcggggaggaggaggaggaggggtcaCCGCAGCGGCGGACCACATGCGGCGGCTGCACAGCCACGCTCTCGGCGAGCACCAGTGCAGCTCCACCCTCCTCAAGCACATCAAGGCCCCCGTCCACCTC GTATGGTCGCTGGTGCGGAGCTTCGACCAGCCGCAGCGGTACAAGCCGTTCGTCAGCCGCTGCGTcgtgcgcggcggcgacctcgAGATCGGCAGCCTGCGGGAGGTCAACGTCAAGACTGGCCTGCCGGCGACCACCAGCACCGAGAGGCTCGAGCAGCTGGACGACGAAGAGCACATCCTCAGTGTCAagttcgtcggcggcgaccaccggcTCAGG AACTACTCATCTATCATAACTGTCCACCCGGAGAGCATTGATGGGAGACCGGGTACGCTTGTGATCGAGTCCTTTGTGGTTGATGTGCCTGACGGCAATACAAAGGATGAAACTTGCTACTTTGTTGAGGCTGTGATCAAGTGCAACCTCACATCTCTCGCTGAGGTTTCAGAGCGGCTAGCGGTCCAGTCACCTACATCGCCACTTGAGCAATAG